The sequence below is a genomic window from Tubulanus polymorphus chromosome 1, tnTubPoly1.2, whole genome shotgun sequence.
TCGCCATGTTAACATCAGCGGCGACGATCCCTCCAACATCGGCGACTACTCTTTACGCGTACAATCTTACAACTACACAATCTATGGCTCAGAAATTAGATACCACAAACAAGATTACACCAGTCAATGCTAAAGCGAGTAATGTTGTAATAACTGATAAATGTAAAGATGTaaaatatgtttgttttttgttaaAACCTGGAACTAAACCGACATACGCGGTCGACTTTGACCTCAACAATAACCACACTTGTACGACAGACGCCACTCTGTTTAATGACAGGAAAATCTGTGATCCTGGTAAGAAATGCTTCATTCTTATATTTAGTAGCCATGCACagaatttaaatcattaatttttgtGTGTATTTTGTAGATCTATCACTGACTATTTCGAAAATACAACCGAAACTACAAGGAGTTGATGTTCCAATAAGTGATGGTTACCCGGTCGATTTAGATATTGATTTCTCATTCAAAAACGTGGCCACAAATCCAGACATCGCTTCAGGAAACAATGTTATTGCGCCGTGTGGAGcttataataatcataaattcaCCGCGTTAATCATTAACAAAGATTTAACTAAATCTGCGAGCGCGATCACGTGTTCATCGGTTATTACAAACAGCGCTCTGAACGCTACTGTTTTAACTACTATAGACTCGACTACTATTCTTCGAGCTCCGATACTCGCAGCTAGCGACGGTCCCGCTATACCGACTAATAAAGAACTAACTAATGTCAGACTAACTCCTGAAGATTGTCTATTACCTaagtatgtatgtatatgcgtTGAACCGGACCCGGCTGCTGGTTGGACTGACTTCAATATGACGAATAATTTCGATTGTAAAGTGATAAAACAGGACTGTGGTCCGTGTAAGTATTTTACCCTAAGCCTGGCGCCAACTCCctgagaaaatatatttgagggaggaatgtttttaatttacagCTATTGGAAATCTACCGAATACAACTTGTATCTATGAGAATGTTACTGGTGATAATTGGTTATTTACTATAGAAGCTTCAGATCCTGATGACGATTTATTAACCTGGCATTATTACGCGTCTCCAATGGATGATAGTTTCTATATGGATCCAGCAAACAGTGAGTCCCGATATTTCTACACTAAATACTGCGGGTGTCTCGGataatgaattctatttgTTTAACAGGTGGAATCATCAAGTATAGAGCCaaacataaaataaattaCGAGAAAATAAAGGAATACAAACTTCACGTAATGGTTACGGATAGTAAAAACAAAGGCGTTACTGGAACTTTGAATATCTGTATCAAAGATTCAAATGATTTACCGAAATTCCACAATTTACCGGCGACTGTAACTGTTCCTGAAAATCAACTTCATCAAGCTTCAATATTTCAGGTATACATCATAATTAACTCTTTTTCTCATTCTATCTAAATTATGAAGTGTTTTATTACAAGTTATAATTGACGTGTGTTTTTTTGTCTAATGTTTACAGTTAAATGTAACGGATGAAGACAATGATCCTATTGCGTTTAATATCACATCGTCTCAACCTAAAGATGGTGTAAACAAATTCACTGTGGATCGCAGTAAGTGCGCGGAACATAGAAATATCTGACAGAAACACTCTCTGAGAGTCCGTGTTTTAGTGATCTCAcaataagaatgaaaaaatattccttTGTTTCCCCGAGAGCTAATTATAGTCTATTCGACATTTCGACtatctgaagatgatagaatCATATTATCtgatatgattatattttcagatttagGTGTGGTTTATGTGAAGGATAATGCAGgaatagattatgaatatttaTGGGATAATTACATCCCGGCTCCGTCTTATAAACTGAATATAACAGCTTGTGATAATACAGGATGTACAGCAGCATTTCTGAATGTTTCAATACTAGATGTTAATGAACCTCCATTTTATTCACCAAATAAATCTAATCACTTCAAAATCAAAGAACCAGCCACTGTAAGTTTTAGATCAAAAACTCTTTCGCTGAACGATTCATATCAAAACATCTGTATTTTAAATTGGGTGAATTTATTGCAGTATGCTGCGCCATGTCCGGCCCGAAGAGGAAGAATATTTGCAATCCAGACGGCAGGAGATGTTGATTCATTTATCCCATCTTCACCTCCTAGAGATCCATTATCATATAGTTTATACGATAAGAAATAtgtgaatgatttttataaacagCACATAGTTGGAGGAATGACTATTTGTGAAGGCGACTCGGTGATAGACTATGAAAGCACTACATTACCGCGTATATTCTATATAGGTAAAATTATATGTTACTATAGTTAAACAACTAAAGGGTCGTGTAAAAAGGAataagggttagggttagggttagttaaatcaatattaattaaaaaggaataaaactaAGATGGAACTAAAAGAACTCATCCACCAGAAAGTCATTATTAGGCAAAAGCAGATCGTGACATATTGTATGGTGCTAATCTGCAACCCTTAATCTAACAGGGCCTCACAGCATACCAGCCGTGCGCACTATAACCCGCAGGTATTGAGATgtttaatattgaatatttcagataTAGTTGTCACTGATTCTGGATTCCAACATGAAGGTGACAAGAAGGGTATTGTACCTTTATCAGCCGTTTATCAACTGAAAGTTTACGTgcaaaatatgtgtgaaacgCCATATTTTACTGCCCTACCACAAGTATCAATACCTGAAAATACACCAGTCGGTACAACAGTAGCTGAGGTAGCTGGTACAGATGCAGATCTGTGGTTATACGGTGAATTCTGGTTCACTGTTGATCCTACAAATAATGCTTCCAAATATTTCGAAACTCGAAGAATATCCCGAACACGCGCCGCTCTACTGGTGAAATCTCCCATAGATTCTGAGGTCTACACAACATTCATCAACGTTCCAGTTAGAATTATTGACTATTGTAACAAAATAAGGACTGGCACGGTGAAAGTGACCGTTTTAAATGTCAATGATAATGCTCCGGTTTTTAACCAAACACTTTATAACTGGGAGGTATCGACAACAGCAGCGATCGGAACATTCCTGGGACACGTCTCCGCTACTGATGCTGATAACGGTAATCTATTCAATCGTCTTTCTCTCTTCTATCAAAggttagaattgaaatataatgtttttctattaatttctctATATTTCTAGCTGTAACTTCGATCACGTATAATAAACTGTATCACGCTGAGATGTTTTCCATGAACTCCAGTTCAGGAATGGTTGATACTTTACTCACTCCGATGTTACCTTACCATAAATACGTATTGTATACAGTCGCTTCTGATAACGACCCGAAAAATCCGCTCAAATCGCTGTAAGTTTTCATCTATAAAACCAGATATAAAACTAGAATTATTGATCTCTCGAATATTTATCTAATTAATTTCAGAGTATCTACGATAAGAATTGACACATACGTGGAATGCGAGGTTCTCACTAGCTGGTATTCGAAACAAaatcttctacatttcaattatgccagaattcagtcgtttctaatGAGTTTACAACCACTTTGTAACCCGTGTTTACCACGACTACACAATATATCTGAGATTAACGGGTGCGGCGATCTGTTTTATCGCATTATTCGATATTTTCTGGTCTAATCGCcgataaatgaatgatatctGATTTTCAGGAAAGCGGTTCTGATTATATATTTCCTGAAAGATGGATCTACGGAAGTTCTGGGAAATATCGGAAGACCGAAAGAGTTTCTTACTAATGATACCGTATTAAACTCATTATTACCGACGGATTTGACGCCGTATGAGATCAGTAGTGTCACTAATACGTGTCCTGTTCCTGTAGTTGTGACGTCATGTAATTGGATTCTGTGTACAATCGAAGGGAATTTGTTACTGGGATTTTTACTATCGGTAGCATTGACCGTGTGGTTAGGGTTGATATTAGCTATTGGTTTATACTTCTTCCCTACACATGAACGACACGGGTAAATCTTACAAGTTCCATACTTGAATTCAACATAAACCGCAACACATCAATTTAATGTTTGAAAAAGCATCGAAATGAAGTTGCATCTATTTACTTTTCTTTCAGACAACGTTTGGACACTCCGTTTGTGAAAGGAGGTGATTTTGTTCGGAAAGTAGAGACTGTTCGGTTCCATCATCCCGAGGCTGCTCAAGGTATAAAATATCGTGTTTCATCATAATTTTGTGTTGTTCATAAAGATTAAAttgaaactttatattttctattttcaggagATTTAGTGACTCTTGATTTTCGATATTCTGATAACCCGACAGTGGCGCGACGATTCCTACCGGAAGTCAATGGATGATGATCGTATCGTCATCTATATCGTACTAATCGTATCTTGTACTAATTATCGTGAACATGTGTATCCGTCTGCTTTCTGTGTATCCGTCTGCTTTCTGTGTATCTGTCTGTATTAGTGAAACAATAaagcattttctatttcagtttccagttgtaacaaaaaaaagaaaatcatttcgTTACAAAATATTCCATACCTTGTTCTATTGATcatgaattaattcatttattcctgTCAATTTTGCATTGACTGATGTTTTCTGTTTGGGGGTGAATGTTAGGTCACTGAGAATGAAGCGCGACATGAGGCCCAAATCCTACTGAAAATATTGTAGGTCTCTAAACGGAATCTTTTATTTGTTAAACAGTAAACGGAAAAATTAACACAAGAATCAAACATTGACATTAACAGTGAAATCTTACGAAGAACCATTTGATCTATTCCAGATATAGTCAATGAACTTATAAAATAGGGCAGTCGATCGACACATCCGGGAAACTCACAAATAATATAAACCACGACAACTGCTGAAACCATCTTCAATATTCCTGCATCTTTATCCCGGGCAGAAGCGCCACCTATTAGCGATTTGCGTCGTTTTCCGGCCCAATTATACACGACAAACAGAATTGCGTTAACAATTAACAGAAGGGTGATTGGTAGGTAAACCATACCAATGGGGACTGTATATCTGGTACTGATACCTGCAATGAAATGCCTCCTAGGACGAACACGAATATCTGTATACTCCGGCCAGTAAACTGTATAAGTGTACTGACCTGGTTTTAGACACGGCCATCTCGTTAAACCCGGTATTATGTTGGGAACCATAAACGGATAGTAAAGTAATATTGATactaataataacaataaacatAGTAAATTAATAGTTGAAGGTTTCCAGTAGCGTTTATATTTCAACGGGAAAATAATGACTAAAATTCTCTCTAAACTCACAACAACAACGAACCAGTTTCTGACAAACTGTGACGGATAAAAGCCAAAGTAGGCTACAATTATAAACCACCAACCAAAATACCAGTCATCATAACGAAAAACCAAGTCACCCAGATTACTGTAGATAAAATACGTTCTCAGCGGATACATGGTAAAAGACGATAAACTGAACGCAAGATCAGCGATTGCTAAAATACCGAGAGTATGATAACAATTATTGCGTAGTCTCTTTATAACGATAATAGTGAGTAAATTCAACAGAATACCGCAAATGGTGACAGGACCCATTCCTATCATGTACATATAAACACTGAACTGATAGTTCCATCTTATTTTCTCAGTGCAATGATACTGTGAACTATTCACTACCATGTCTATTCACTGCCACTTAATTCGACCTGTAGTTGCCTTAGAATTACGATAACGATGCATGTGCAAATAGATTTCATAAGTTAATAGAAGCGCTGGCGCTTTTGTGAAATCGATACCTATGGTAatgtataatatataaaattgtaGCTATCATTACGTTGAGTATTTCTTCCAGTAAGAACCCGACACAACCATACGTGAAAACTAAATGAAGAATATAtttctgcaaaaaatatatttgaaattgacGACTGAAAAGAGATTTacttgatttatattttctgatttattaACAGCAggttttattcaattcacaaCGTACTAGCAGTGGTTATTCAGTGTTACTTTGTTGAGTTTGAGTTTAACAACTGCAGGGACGTGGTCGTTTAACAGAAGTTACCAGTGACCttcaatattgatattgtagCGAATTTGTGACGAAAATAGCCAAGAAATCATCAAGAAATCGCCTTTCACTAAACGTCCAGGGGCAAATTGCGCAGTCTAAAaaaggtcttaaatcttgagactggtcttaagttgtaagattggctatagaactaagttggtctaagactgatcttaagtctaagccatgactatgcaaccggcccctgtgATTCTTGACTCTTTGTTCCATACTAAAAAATCGCGCATTCTGCTGTATATATTATTACTGTGTTGCGTGTAGATTAAACTCGctatttaaaatcatttgtgTTCAGTTTTCTGTAAGGTTTTCCGTTTTCTATTGAAACTCGAGGAGATTATGTTTAATTCACCGTGAAGACTGTTAGACTTCACCTCACTGCATTTAGACTTCAACTCTGTGCATATTAGCTTCTTTTCCCCCCATTTAAACAAAACCTAacgataatattttttttcgattgtgCTCACATCTTTGTGAtttctttctgaaataaacCTTCTCACAAAGAAGCTTTTCTTTTACAACAAGAAGAATTCATATTTCGTTTCGACAACGTTTTACGTAAactagatatattttctgaaccAATTATACATAGAAAGGCTGGTTGTAAACTTCAAACTTTACTTTATCCGAAAAATTCGAAGTCGTATATTACAAAATGAGTGttacaaaaacaattcaactGAAGAGGTAATGTATACAATACAATCAAATTCTTAAGAAATGTTGTTGATGACATACGTTAGATTTAGATATCAAATACACGTAGTTGAGACTATTTCCAGTTTTGAATGTTATTGAGTGAAACAATAGCTGTTCTCTATATTCTCTAGCTTCAGCGTGGGTTTTCACTCAAGAcgatttagatttttaaaatatttttggatagTTTATTGATTTGGACAACGAACCTATGTGAATTAGGATATCATGATATCATAAATGAATTGTAATCGACAATAAGGCTAACGACGATTATTACTGTAATGACCCTCAACAAGTTGTTGTAAATAAAACATAcgtttttcaaatatagaattattcAGTGTATGATTAAAGTAAATGTTATATTCAAACCTCAACAGTCTTATTTCTTCTTAAAATTCGAGTTCTTGctcttttcatatttctatagtgaaagaattgaattcttttcattttcctaCAACGCGAAGGAAACCATTTATCTGAAGCACACCTCCGATCTGTCAACGAAACAATCAAAGCTTTCATAGTCGCTTCTATGTGAAAGGTTATTTTTTCGACAAATAACCAGCAAATTCCTTTATTGGTGTCGTACACCTGAGCTCATCTTATAACTTTCAATTGCCTCAATTGTTTGTACAGTATTGAATCGTAGACAAACATTGAGAAAAAACTGACTTAGCGGCGGTCGTCTCGCGTTTAGTAAGAGATTGATATAAACTATACTGC
It includes:
- the LOC141915007 gene encoding uncharacterized protein LOC141915007 isoform X1; its protein translation is MAQFIPTRRIDLVIIILLGVTSNVFCADFMFNSLSFSMPSGMTIGRTYTLYGRAGLRSNVYIPTTGGNFPSKVYCMEYDVTNGAPPSPLPTPAIPVTFRPSGGENWGILGGRTSTRSIQITFTVPSPKPLCDACIYLCINSDAPHANEQANEKDNNWACQTTSLSCDTDVSLTSMSSVPTLYEWKSVQTPYYVDVKSDKSFTATTSTDNFVLTTFFSDKTTASCEYTTKMVPYSCTPLAGAPNITTTMTSNLKQGLTGGKTVTLSGTVNFPALPAAICGVATLHVCTVISNSTDSTWGEIISNMNNNIQCRPVNDRFCTPDPMIDNPVASAPCLIKGKAVSLDFTFDITNNKRTDITTDTFTNIPASTGGTNFAIVAMLTSAATIPPTSATTLYAYNLTTTQSMAQKLDTTNKITPVNAKASNVVITDKCKDVKYVCFLLKPGTKPTYAVDFDLNNNHTCTTDATLFNDRKICDPDLSLTISKIQPKLQGVDVPISDGYPVDLDIDFSFKNVATNPDIASGNNVIAPCGAYNNHKFTALIINKDLTKSASAITCSSVITNSALNATVLTTIDSTTILRAPILAASDGPAIPTNKELTNVRLTPEDCLLPKYVCICVEPDPAAGWTDFNMTNNFDCKVIKQDCGPSIGNLPNTTCIYENVTGDNWLFTIEASDPDDDLLTWHYYASPMDDSFYMDPANSGIIKYRAKHKINYEKIKEYKLHVMVTDSKNKGVTGTLNICIKDSNDLPKFHNLPATVTVPENQLHQASIFQLNVTDEDNDPIAFNITSSQPKDGVNKFTVDRNLGVVYVKDNAGIDYEYLWDNYIPAPSYKLNITACDNTGCTAAFLNVSILDVNEPPFYSPNKSNHFKIKEPATYAAPCPARRGRIFAIQTAGDVDSFIPSSPPRDPLSYSLYDKKYVNDFYKQHIVGGMTICEGDSVIDYESTTLPRIFYIDIVVTDSGFQHEGDKKGIVPLSAVYQLKVYVQNMCETPYFTALPQVSIPENTPVGTTVAEVAGTDADLWLYGEFWFTVDPTNNASKYFETRRISRTRAALLVKSPIDSEVYTTFINVPVRIIDYCNKIRTGTVKVTVLNVNDNAPVFNQTLYNWEVSTTAAIGTFLGHVSATDADNAVTSITYNKLYHAEMFSMNSSSGMVDTLLTPMLPYHKYVLYTVASDNDPKNPLKSLVSTIRIDTYVECEVLTSWYSKQNLLHFNYARIQSFLMSLQPLCNPCLPRLHNISEINGKAVLIIYFLKDGSTEVLGNIGRPKEFLTNDTVLNSLLPTDLTPYEISSVTNTCPVPVVVTSCNWILCTIEGNLLLGFLLSVALTVWLGLILAIGLYFFPTHERHGQRLDTPFVKGGDFVRKVETVRFHHPEAAQGDLVTLDFRYSDNPTVARRFLPEVNG
- the LOC141915007 gene encoding uncharacterized protein LOC141915007 isoform X2, whose translation is MAQFIPTRRIDLVIIILLGVTSNVFCADFMFNSLSFSMPSGMTIGRTYTLYGRAGLRSNVYIPTTGGNFPSKVYCMEYDVTNGAPPSPLPTPAIPVTFRPSGGENWGILGGRTSTRSIQITFTVPSPKPLCDACIYLCINSDAPHANEQANEKDNNWACQTTSLSCDTDVSLTSMSSVPTLYEWKSVQTPYYVDVKSDKSFTATTSTDNFVLTTFFSDKTTASCEYTTKMVPYSCTPLAGAPNITTTMTSNLKQGLTGGKTVTLSGTVNFPALPAAICGVATLHVCTVISNSTDSTWGEIISNMNNNIQCRPVNDRFCTPDPMIDNPVASAPCLIKGKAVSLDFTFDITNNKRTDITTDTFTNIPASTGGTNFAIVAMLTSAATIPPTSATTLYAYNLTTTQSMAQKLDTTNKITPVNAKASNVVITDKCKDVKYVCFLLKPGTKPTYAVDFDLNNNHTCTTDATLFNDRKICDPDLSLTISKIQPKLQGVDVPISDGYPVDLDIDFSFKNVATNPDIASGNNVIAPCGAYNNHKFTALIINKDLTKSASAITCSSVITNSALNATVLTTIDSTTILRAPILAASDGPAIPTNKELTNVRLTPEDCLLPKYVCICVEPDPAAGWTDFNMTNNFDCKVIKQDCGPSIGNLPNTTCIYENVTGDNWLFTIEASDPDDDLLTWHYYASPMDDSFYMDPANSGIIKYRAKHKINYEKIKEYKLHVMVTDSKNKGVTGTLNICIKDSNDLPKFHNLPATVTVPENQLHQASIFQLNVTDEDNDPIAFNITSSQPKDGVNKFTVDRNLGVVYVKDNAGIDYEYLWDNYIPAPSYKLNITACDNTGCTAAFLNVSILDVNEPPFYSPNKSNHFKIKEPATHIVGGMTICEGDSVIDYESTTLPRIFYIDIVVTDSGFQHEGDKKGIVPLSAVYQLKVYVQNMCETPYFTALPQVSIPENTPVGTTVAEVAGTDADLWLYGEFWFTVDPTNNASKYFETRRISRTRAALLVKSPIDSEVYTTFINVPVRIIDYCNKIRTGTVKVTVLNVNDNAPVFNQTLYNWEVSTTAAIGTFLGHVSATDADNAVTSITYNKLYHAEMFSMNSSSGMVDTLLTPMLPYHKYVLYTVASDNDPKNPLKSLVSTIRIDTYVECEVLTSWYSKQNLLHFNYARIQSFLMSLQPLCNPCLPRLHNISEINGKAVLIIYFLKDGSTEVLGNIGRPKEFLTNDTVLNSLLPTDLTPYEISSVTNTCPVPVVVTSCNWILCTIEGNLLLGFLLSVALTVWLGLILAIGLYFFPTHERHGQRLDTPFVKGGDFVRKVETVRFHHPEAAQGDLVTLDFRYSDNPTVARRFLPEVNG